The sequence TACAAAGGAAGGGCTCGCGTGGAACCGAAAGCGCAGTTCAGCAATGGCAATGTGACCTTTGAGAATCCCCACGGCGAGAAGAACGGCGGCAAGAAGGGCGTAGCCAGCATTATGCCGCCGATCTACAAGTCCTTCGGAGGCGTTTTTCTGTTCGGCTCGCTGATGAAGTTATTTACCGACGTCCTGACGTTTGCCCAGCCACAAGTTTTGAGTTTGATCATCAGCTTCGTTGAGGCCCAAGAAACGGTGGCGGAGCCCCAATGGAAGGGTATCTTGTACGCTGTCTTGCTTTTCGTTTTGGCCGCTGCCCAGACCTTTATTCTGGGCCAGTATTTCCACCGCATGTTCATCGTGGGTCTGAGAATCAGGACAGCTTTGATCAACGCCATCTACCGCAAGGCCCTGCTCATTTCTAACTCCACCAAAAAGGAGTCCACCGTGGGCGAGATCGTCAATTTAATGGCTGTGGATGCACAGCGTTTCATGGAGCTGACTACCTACCTGAACATGATCTGGTCGGCGCCTCTGCAGATCAGCCTGGCCCTTTATTTCCTCTGGCAGCAACTGGGACCGTCTGTTTTGGCCGGTCTGGCTGTGATGATAATCCTAATCCCCGTGAACGGAGTGATTGCCAGCCGCATCAAAACCTATCAGATCAGACAGATGAAGTACAAGGACGAGCGTGTTAAGCTAATGAATGAAGTTCTGAGTGGCATTAAGGTGAGTGATCCTAGGATTAGGGATACATTTTTAGAGGAGGATCAACTCTAGAAGTTATTCgaattgtaattttatttaatgacTAGTAGACACCTAATTATCTTCCATTTCGGTAAAAGCCTAATCTCTTAGGTATTCTAATACTTCATTGTCATGGTGACTCAGGTCAGGAGTTGATcctttgttaaaatttttcttagCTAATCAACACTTGCTCACAATACATTTAATCCCAACAGGTCCTCAAGTTGTACGCCTGGGAGCCGAGTTTCGAGAAGCAAGTGTTGGACATCCGTGACAAGGAGATTGCGACTCTGCGATCCACCGCATATCTGAACGCGGGAACGTCGTTCCTGTGGTCTTGCGCCCCCTTCCTGGTAAGATATGCCAGCCCCGCAGGGCTCTGAGTCCTCCGAGATTTCTTTACAGCTGGCCGAGATGAGTTGGACGTTTAGCATTGGACTAATCTGGCAAATATATGTACTTCGTGTCCGAACAATCAAAGGTTTCCTTGGTAACGTTCGCCACTTACGTGCTGACCAGCGAGGCGAATCAGCTGAGCGTCGAGAAGGTGTTAGTCTCAATCGCCCTCTTCGACCTCATGAAACTCCCGCTGACCATCCTGCCCATGCTGAGTGTTGACATAGCCGAGGTACGGCGCCCACGATGACGATGGAATAACAACCTCTTCGGCTATGGTGCATCTCCGCCTCTCCTTTCTCCATCACCTTCAAAACAAGGATCAAGAACAGCCATTTTAGCAACGCCTTAAACGATATTGTGTATTATCTTTTAGGTTTCATTAGTCACATTCGCCACTTACGTTCTTATTGATGAAAATAACGTGCTTGATGCCACCAAAACCTTTGTCTCATTATCATTATTCAACATTCTCCGTTTTCCGTTAACAATGTTGCCCATGCTGATCACCAACCTGGTGCAAGTAAGTTACGCTCGATTGCAATTCCAAATACTACACCTTAGACGATCACAGTGGGGCTGTTGGATTATGTTTTCAATATAACACACGCTGGTCCCCGGCCCCACTGTGATCGGCGATTTTGTGCCGTTTTGTGATTGTGATTTATGTTTATTTACTCAATTTGAATTCTTTTTTAgccaaaacaattttacacCCAAAATATCCCCTAACCCATGTTACCCTATCCTTCAAAGATTCCTCGGACTCATTTGTAtccaattaaattttaaagcaTCTCTTTATCTGGGCTTAAACTTTAAAGTTGTCCGAAACAAACCATCTCCGATATTTCACATACCAGGTGGTGGGATGCCTCCTCCATCCGTTTCAATAGCAACCATTTGTTTGGGTTTTAAAAATGCCCTTGCAGAGGGCATTAAGTATGGGAGATTTAATTGTAGGTATAACGAAGTCATGTTAATTTGTCTGTCTATACCGATGAAAATATATGGATTTTTGATAAGTATGGGAGATTTAATTGTAGGTATAACGAAGTCATGTTAATTTGTCTGTCTATACCGATGAAATTTTATGGATTTTTGATTGATACAATTATGAAAATTGTTATCTTGTATTTAAATAGGATTAATCAAAGATAACATTGCATCATTAGGTCTTCTATGTTATTATGCTATATTTCATAAAGTCTTCATAAATAAAACtaattattgattttattcatttaaaaCTAATAACCCTATGTAATATACCCAATTTTATACTCTTGTTACCTTCAAACCATTGGCTCTACATTTTTTTGTTCTGCAGGGGTATAAACAGTCTTCGGAAGACCGAAGATATTTCTTGTTCATTTAGTTTTGGATCTACGTTTTCCCCATCTCTCCCCTATATTTTTCCTTTCCCCAACCTTCTACTAACATTTTCTGTGTACCAAAATATTGCAATTTGTGCAAACGATTTTAACCgatttcccattttccatgTGCGAACGATTAGACGCAAGTTTCTGTGAATCGTATAAATAAATTCCTGAACAGTGAGGAACTGGATCCCAACAGTGTTCTCCACGATCCATCCAAACGTAAGGATACTTAATTATTTTCTTAAGATATTTGGGTTAACATATTTAATGTACTTACAGCCCACCCCATGAGCATTGAGAATGGCGAGTTCTCCTGGGGCGATGAGATTACGCTGCGCAATATCAACATCGAGGTGCACAAGAACAGCCTGGTAGCCCTGGTTGGCACCGTTGGCTCCGGCAAGTCGTCTGTGGTGCAGGCTTTCCTCGGCGAAATGGAGAAACTCGCGGGCGTTGTCAACACTGTGGGCAAGTTGGCCTATGTGCCGCAGCAGGCGTGGATTCAGAATGCGACGGTGCGGGACAACATCCTCTTTGGGCAGTCCTACGACCGGAAGCGCTACAACAAGGTGATCGACGCCTGTGCCCTGCGAGCCGATATCGACATTCTGTCGGCCGGAGATTTGACGGAAATCGGTGAGAAAGGCATTAATTTATCAGGTGGCCAGAAGCAGCGAATCTCGTTGGCCCGTGCCGTGTACAGTGATGCCGATCTCTATCTGCTGGACGATCCTCTGAGCGCTGTAGACGCCCATGTGGGCAAGCACATCTTCGAGGAGGTGATCGGACCCAAGGGTATACTGGCGCGTAAGTCACGCGTGCTGGTCACCCACGGCGTCACTTTCCTGCCCCAGGTGGACAGCATCTACGTGATGAAAATGGGCGAGATTAGCGAGAGTGGCACATTCGATCAGTTGGTCAAGAACAAGGGTGCCTTCGCCGACTTCATTATCCAGCATCTGCAGGACGGCAAtgaagaggaggaggagcttAACCAGATCAAGCGGCAGATCTCCAGCACCGCAGATGTCCCTGAGTTGCTAGGCAGTGTCGAGAAGGCCATTAAGTTGGCGCGTACGGAAAGCCTGTCAGATTCCATGTAAGTAAATAAGTATTAAAGACAATTCTAAAGGAATTCCGTTGgcgaaatgaaataaataaataaataaataaataaattgtactTAGTGGATTATCCGTTTACGAGATGTTATATTAACatatttcccttttttttttagctccGTTACCTCGGCCGATAGTTTGATGGGCGGTGGAGGAAGTCTTCGCCGGCGCACCAAGCGTCAGAACTCCCATGATTCCGTTGCCTCCGCCGCATCCCTGAAAAAGAAGCAGGAGGTTGAGGGCAAGCTGATTGAAACTGAAAAGTCACAGACTGGTGGCGTAGAGTTCGCAGTATACAAACATTACATCAAGAGCGTTGGAATCTTCCTGTCGGTGGCCACATTAGTACTCAACTTTGTTTTCCAAGCATTCCAAATCGGCTCGAATTTGTGGCTCACTAAGTGGGCAAACGACCAAAACGTCGGGAACGACACTAGCCTCAGGGACATGTATCTGGGTGTTTACGGTGCCTTCGGATTCGGTCAAGGTAAGTCCATTGTGAttcgatttattttttaaattcttcgTTTGAAGTTATCCTTGTTTCATGTTCGTTATGTCCATTTTGTGTTCTTATTTAaagtttgttttaatttttttatattgctGTATGTTTTTTGCTTACTGTTAAAACGTTTTATgtttttgcttttgtatatatctcttttgttatttaaaaacaatgatggtttcaaaataaataaaacattttgaatGGCTTAACAACCATCTTCAATTCACATTAGAAGCCacgaaaatatataatattattactCTCTTTATATAGCTAGAaatatcttcatttaaaattcaatacatttttttaaacgtTTTAATTTATACTTGCATAATAAAATGTTCTATTCGTTTGAAACCATCGCTGCTATACCTGTTCTTTAGATTATTTTATGTTTGGTTTGGGGGTTTCATTTATGTATTGCTTTTTTGATTGCTTCTAACTTTGACGCCAAGAGAAAACACATGCTGCTAGCTACCAGTAGGATATTATTGACTACAGATCCGATTTTCTATAACTAAATGACTAACCTCACCTTTGGCTTACCacaaaaatgcaaacaaaGCACACAAAGATGAAAGCACTAACACCTTAAACCAATTAGTTTAAATATTGCTGCACGCTTAGCAAACTGAGCACAAATGGGCTTCTATATTAATAAACGCTACCACACACGTACTTTATGCTACACAAAAATGTTCTGGATATCGAAAATATAAACTGTTTATCGATCGATAATGATCGATGTTTTCGTAAGACAGAACTCTGCACTTACCCCACTTTACTAACGGTTCTCCTtttgtgtgtgtatgtttGTGTGAGTAAATGTCTTGCATATTAATTTTCTCTACTTTATTCGTTGTGAATACTTTCCGACCCTCCCTAATCCGAAAATCAAATTATCGACCAATAATCGAAAAAATCGAAAACAAATAATTCGCAATTTTTAGTCGCGACGAACTTTTTCTCATCCCTCGCCATCTCATTGGGTTGTCTTAAGTGCTCGGAGGTATTACATCAGACCCTACTGTACTACAATCTCCGCTGGCCGATGGAGCTCTTCGACACGACACCGCTGGGACGGATTGTCAATCGCTTTTCAAAAGATATCGATACAATCGATAATGTGCTGCCTTTCAACATTCGTGTCGTCATGGGCCAGGCATTTATGGTAATTGATTGGAGTCGGAGCGTTAATGAATGCCACCAACTATATTAATCCAAGCACggctttaaatatttaaacaggGGAATCGGATCATTCTTATATCATGGTCGAACCACCTGATTCATAAATTACACCTCActaacaataataatattaacCATAACTATATTCTGCCGTGCTCTTTATTTGACTActgtaaaaaaaaactaacGTACAAATTTTATGATTTAAAGAACAATTTTTGttctatatatttatacacatataaaattatttttaactgatcttgattCTAAATATTTCCTAATCTCAATTGAAATTCAAAGTTCAAATGAAAGCTCGGCTTAAGATCTATCGTTGGTAGGCACGGTTTTGTGGCGGTATGTGGTCACTAATTAATATCCCCGTGTCTTCGCTCTCTTCTAAGTTGTTGGAGGATATCTATCCACCCTGATCCTTTCGCTGGGCTGCGTTTATAGTGCCCGATATATGCATAACGACCAATGGAAATGTTTGACATCACACCCCTGGGTCGCATTGTCAATCGTTTTTCCAAGCACATAGACACAATTGACAACACACTGGCACTTAACTTGCGGGTCGTCATTCTGCAGTTGTTTGCGGTAATTATCCGAACAAAGTACTTTTCAAAACCAAAGTCCTCAATTCCAACCTCGGCTGAGTAGTTATCGATAGTTATATAGTTCAGTTTTTCTCTGTAGGTTGTCAAAGCTTCATAGAATGTTTTGTCCAAGCTTCCGCATCGTaattcaattaacattttcgttaaacaaaaaataaaagaaataatttAACTTTCCAGTCTCCGCGTACTTCTTTTGCTCACTTACGCTGGCCCTTGGATGCATTTACTGCTCTGAGGCGCTGCATAAGAGGCTCCTGGCATACGTATTCCGCTGGCCCATGGAATTATTCGACACCACGCCCCTTGGGCGCATAGTTAACCGATTCTCGAAGGACGTCGATACCATCGACAATGTCCTTCCGATGCTTTGGCGCATGGTCATAAGTCAAGCGTTTGCGGTAAATGTCCATCTATTTAGGAAGGGTGTTTCAAAGCTATTAGGGCAGTGACTAGAAAACAAGATTTCAATTAGGTTTACTTCAAAGCCTTCTTTGGAAccatattttaaagatataaaCTACGTTCTATTCTTAATTTAGTTTACTCGATAAATGTCCTTATATACGCTGACCTATTAGTATGAAACGCTCCTTACCTTACCCCTATGCTTTCCATTCATATCCTGAAATAATCTGAATCTCAACCCAAATGTTTTGGTAAAGGCTAAAGGTTACATCTGAACTCCTGTCATATTTTAGGGATTACGTCGGTTTATTGCAGTTCATTTCTAGaatttaaagtaatatttcttaattacTGTACCGATTATACCACTAACTTTCTCCAATTGGCACTACCCCAATAAACAGTCTTCCCCAGCAGCACGTACATATGCAAAAgtacaaaacaaaagttttctttttggcACTAACTCCAACGTTCGATGttgtgtatatatatgtaaattgGATTACTAACCTCCTGGGGCTTACACCAACGTAGAAGCATGATCGGTTCAATCTTAAGTTTTTTTTAGAAAGATAGTTTCCCTAAAGCCCCAACTGTAATGCTAAGCTCCTAAACCGATTTACGTTACATGCAGTGCTCTCCAAATATTTGTCGGGCCTGGCCTTAGCGCTCGGAGGACTTCATTGCTCAATGAATGTATTCAACAATCTGCTGCGCACAGGTCTCAAATGGCCAATGGAACTGTTCGACACCACGCCAATAGGTCGCATTCTGAGTCGCTACTCCAAGGATATCGACACGGTGGATGGTGTGCTGCCATCGATAGTCGTACAGTTGTTGAACACGTGTTTCGGGGTAAAGATTGACTCTTAACCTTCCAACATCCCCCACTGGCAGATGGAATTGGGAGAAGCTTAGATCCCTAGCCTGAAACCTAACAAAAGCTGCATTCAACTAACCACCGAAAATACACTCTTATCTGCatcatttttataatttattaattctaTCTTTCATTCTTATTCAAATCTTTCAAGACCTTTAACCTAACATCTCATTTAAACCCTTTGAATCCTTTCCCCACACATCGAAAAATTTACCTTTTACCAACTATGCATGAAAACTTTCATTTACAATTAGCTTAAAAATGAATTGCCTTTGATTTTGGATCAAACTACGCCTTAACTTGAAATAAGATTCATCAGTAGCCTGCCTGTTATATTTACAACCCACCTTTTTATTACAAACCACATTTACTGCGTGTCCGATTTGTGTGTGCGAAAGCCCGAAAGGGGAACTgaaccttttttattttaagccGAACCTTAAGCAGGTGTTGTGGTGGAAAACACTCTGAAGATGTACTGGTCTCAGAGCCCTTAGTCTTAAGTCTTCTTTATAAGTGGGTGCTGCCATTACGCTTCGGTTGAACGACTTACAATAAAAGATAATGTAGGACATCGCCTCATTTAGTCAGCCATCCAATCGAATCGAATTCCCCCAGACACTTACCAAGTGCCCGTGGGCACACCTGTTCCGCTCTTCCACCTTTCCGATTGTACCAGGTGTGCTAGCCTACTTTGCGGTGGTTATCGTCTACCTTGGCGGCTTTCAGGCGGCAAAGACCATCCACAATGATCTGCTGGCCATCATAATCCGGGGCTCCGTCTGCCGCTTCTTCGATATCACTCCGATCGGGCGACTCTTGAACAGTTTTAGCGGCGATATGGATGTTATCGACGAAGAGTTGCCCGCTACCATGGATTCCTTTATGACCTTTATCTTTATGGTATTTGCATATTTGATTTCCCccatttttcaatattttttctctcccctttattgttattattgatTGATAACTTTTAATTTGTAGCCTTTAAAGAGTTACGGTTTGTACTTGCAAAACTTTCGTTATACAAAGATTTTGCCCAAGTTTTCATTCATATCTCTAATATATCTTTATCTCATTGGATCTTTCCTCCTCTCTTTTTCTATTGCCCATCGAATCAACTTAGGCCTATGCAATTACGGCGCCGCCATATCACTTTTCACAGCCACCTTACATGCCTCATCCAGAGTATTCCATCGACTCTTTAACAACATCATGCATTGTCCCTCAGAGTTTTTCGATATCACGCCCAAGGGTCGGATATTGGATCGCTGTTCAAACGATATCAACTGTTTGGACTTGGTAATGCCAATTAATATAAGAATGGTCATGAGCACGGCGTTTCAGGTAATCTCTTCATCGAGAGAGTGTTTCATATATTTGATCATTTTAATTCCGCGAtctctttttattttattaaaaaaaacctaTTCGGATTATTTGTAGTGGTTTTCTACAGATCAATAGATCTGTTATATAAttcttgttttctttttttctttttatggTCAGTTAGTCCTTTTATCAGGGCTCTGTTTTCTTTTgtattgtcccaaaaaaaaaccttaaCCTAATGCTAAGATTAGTTTGTCTCTTAACCCTTGTGCTAAGCCCTGTCAGTCAGTCGAAAATAGAATTCTACATTTGTAAAAGTGCTTAAACCGTAAAGTTAAATTCCTTTCGAAATCTCTAGTCTTCAGCTATATAGGCAGTGTGGTAATAGTTTATCTGGGTGCACTGATTGGAACCCGAAAAATATTTGTACAGCTATTTGGCCATCTCATGCATGTCCCGCAATCCTTTTTCGACATAAAGCCCCGGGCCCGCATTCTCGATCGCCTGGCGAACGATATATACAAGTTAGATGTCGTATTGCCAGAACTAATACGCGTATTTAACTCGCAAGTGTTTCGGGTACGTTCGCAGTGACTAACCACCAATATAAGAAAACTTCACAACTAACCCTGACTAACAAATGGTACGATTATCATTGCACAAACTCTCAGCTCGTAGCAATTTGAGGCTTTCTCCGGCATTCCAGCGTAGTGTGTAAATTAATAGTTGGATCGACGGGGCGGGCGCATGTTGTATTCTCGTTCACTTCTATTCCTTTAACTTAAGAATATTTTTCCTGTGGTTGTCTTCCTTTTCTTGGGAATCGCATATAGACCGCCTAAAAACTTGAAAAACTAATGAATTTACTAAATTTGTAAGACATTTCCAAAAAGTTTTTTGCGCTCAATGCTAAAATATGTTCATAtctaaaaatgaataaaaaattaaaaaaaaaaaattgctaaaaaaattgaaaaaaaaactggATAGCTCAATTTCAaatcaaattaataatatataatacaaattcagtaaatattttgtttggaGAGTAAGCCAACCCCTTACCATTTTGGGGACTTGGCTGGGCAACGTCTATTCGAAAATCCTACTCGAACAGACCTTTCGAGCATAGAATTCAGCTGGTTGGCCTATTGTTTTGCCAATCGATGTGAAATTTAATTCTCCATCCATACTGAATTGCCTAATCGCAGGTGTAACGTCATTCTTTTCGGACCTGGCTCCGGCGCTCGGCAGTTTGCATGCCGCGAGAGTCCTGCACTCGATGCTCCTCGAAAACGTGATGAAATCACCAATGACCATGTTCGATACAACGCCTGTGGGTCGCATTCTGTCCCGATTCTCGAAAGACGTTGAATCGGTTGACCAGAAAATGCCGCAGGTCATTAATGATTGCATTTGGTGTGCTTACGAGGTAATTTCACAGCTCTAGACACCAGTTACCGTCTTCAAATTGCTACAAAACACATCGGAAGTAACCCCAGTGACATTTACCGTGTGCATATCAAAAACTAACTAGTCCATATTAATCTCCTAATTGGCGGCGCCCAATGACTGCCCCTCCCCCATCCTTTACACTCCATCAAGTTAAAGCGTTCGATCCAAAAAATAAGGCAAATTCATGACTTTCTTTTTATCATATTTTTCCTATTAACCCTTTGCATCTCCTCGCACTTTGGTCGACTTTATTACCCTGAACAGCATTTATTTACATTGCTATTTTGCTATTGGCTAGGTTCTGGCTACCATTGTGGTTATTAGTTTGTCCACGCCGATTTTCTTGGCCGTGATCGTGCCCATCGCCTTCCTGTACTACTTCGCCCAGCGCTTCTACGTGGCCACATCCCGGCAGCTGATGCGTTTGGAATCCGTTTCCCGTTCCCCGATCTACTCGCACTTCAGCGAAACTGTCACTGGAGCTTCTACCATTCGTGCCTACAACGTGGGAAATCGGTAAGTTGTAATTTAACAAAtcttttttattacctttgatGTTCATTTGATCTTATTCGTCTTTATTACCTCAGCTTTATTGATGAATCGGATGCCAAGGTGGACAAGAACCAGGTCTGCAAGTATCCCTCCGTGATCGCCAACCGCTGGCTGGCAATTCGTCTGGAGATGGTGGGCAATCTGATCATTCTGTTCGCTTCGCTCTTCGCCGTTCTGGGAGGTCAAACCAATCCCGGCCTGGTCGGTCTGTCGGTGAGCTACGCCCTGCAGGTGACTCAAACCCTTAACTGGCTGGTGCGCATGTCGTCCGACATTGAAACAAACATCGTCTCCGTGGAGCGCATTAAG is a genomic window of Drosophila suzukii chromosome 2L, CBGP_Dsuzu_IsoJpt1.0, whole genome shotgun sequence containing:
- the MRP gene encoding multidrug resistance-associated protein 1 isoform X10, with product MAEDTSSPMDRFCGSTFWNSTETWYTTDPDFTPCFEQTALVWTPCAFYWAFVVFDFYYLKASLDRNIPWNKLNVSKALVNLGLLVITALDLIMALIKKGGDSELPLYDLDVWGPIIKFATFLLIFIFIPLNRKYGVQTTGCQFLFWFLLTVLSIPRCRTEVRLDAERQKVLDSQQPTEQDFSWEEYQFVSFFIFFTFTCIMLILNCFADGMPKQSKYQRGENEIPELSASFLSRITYQWFDRMALKGYRNPLEEKDLWDLRPQDSCSEVMPIFAHHWNKNVRKNYKGRARVEPKAQFSNGNVTFENPHGEKNGGKKGVASIMPPIYKSFGGVFLFGSLMKLFTDVLTFAQPQVLSLIISFVEAQETVAEPQWKGILYAVLLFVLAAAQTFILGQYFHRMFIVGLRIRTALINAIYRKALLISNSTKKESTVGEIVNLMAVDAQRFMELTTYLNMIWSAPLQISLALYFLWQQLGPSVLAGLAVMIILIPVNGVIASRIKTYQIRQMKYKDERVKLMNEVLSGIKVLKLYAWEPSFEKQVLDIRDKEIATLRSTAYLNAGTSFLWSCAPFLVSLVTFATYVLTSEANQLSVEKVLVSIALFDLMKLPLTILPMLSVDIAETQVSVNRINKFLNSEELDPNSVLHDPSKPHPMSIENGEFSWGDEITLRNINIEVHKNSLVALVGTVGSGKSSVVQAFLGEMEKLAGVVNTVGKLAYVPQQAWIQNATVRDNILFGQSYDRKRYNKVIDACALRADIDILSAGDLTEIGEKGINLSGGQKQRISLARAVYSDADLYLLDDPLSAVDAHVGKHIFEEVIGPKGILARKSRVLVTHGVTFLPQVDSIYVMKMGEISESGTFDQLVKNKGAFADFIIQHLQDGNEEEEELNQIKRQISSTADVPELLGSVEKAIKLARTESLSDSISVTSADSLMGGGGSLRRRTKRQNSHDSVASAASLKKKQEVEGKLIETEKSQTGGVEFAVYKHYIKSVGIFLSVATLVLNFVFQAFQIGSNLWLTKWANDQNVGNDTSLRDMYLGVYGAFGFGQVATNFFSSLAISLGCLKCSEVLHQTLLYYNLRWPMELFDTTPLGRIVNRFSKDIDTIDNVLPFNIRVVMGQAFMVLATIVVISLSTPIFLAVIVPIAFLYYFAQRFYVATSRQLMRLESVSRSPIYSHFSETVTGASTIRAYNVGNRFIDESDAKVDKNQVCKYPSVIANRWLAIRLEMVGNLIILFASLFAVLGGQTNPGLVGLSVSYALQVTQTLNWLVRMSSDIETNIVSVERIKEYGETKQEAAWELEQDKSKPKNWPQEGRVEFQNFQVRYREGLDLVLRGVSFDIKGGEKVGIVGRTGAGKSSLTLALFRIIEAAGGRISIDGVDIATMGLHMLRSRLTIIPQDPVLFSGSLRINLDPFEIKTDDEIWKALELSHLKTFVKSLAAGLNHEIAEGGENLSVGQRQLVCLARALLRKTKVLVLDEATAAVDLETDDLIQKTIRTEFKECTVLTIAHRLNTIMDSDKVIVLDKGQITEFASPKELLDNNKSAFYSMAKDANLV
- the MRP gene encoding multidrug resistance-associated protein 1 isoform X5, producing the protein MAEDTSSPMDRFCGSTFWNSTETWYTTDPDFTPCFEQTALVWTPCAFYWAFVVFDFYYLKASLDRNIPWNKLNVSKALVNLGLLVITALDLIMALIKKGGDSELPLYDLDVWGPIIKFATFLLIFIFIPLNRKYGVQTTGCQFLFWFLLTVLSIPRCRTEVRLDAERQKVLDSQQPTEQDFSWEEYQFVSFFIFFTFTCIMLILNCFADGMPKQSKYQRGENEIPELSASFLSRITYQWFDRMALKGYRNPLEEKDLWDLRPQDSCSEVMPIFAHHWNKNVRKNYKGRARVEPKAQFSNGNVTFENPHGEKNGGKKGVASIMPPIYKSFGGVFLFGSLMKLFTDVLTFAQPQVLSLIISFVEAQETVAEPQWKGILYAVLLFVLAAAQTFILGQYFHRMFIVGLRIRTALINAIYRKALLISNSTKKESTVGEIVNLMAVDAQRFMELTTYLNMIWSAPLQISLALYFLWQQLGPSVLAGLAVMIILIPVNGVIASRIKTYQIRQMKYKDERVKLMNEVLSGIKVLKLYAWEPSFEKQVLDIRDKEIATLRSTAYLNAGTSFLWSCAPFLVSLVTFATYVLIDENNVLDATKTFVSLSLFNILRFPLTMLPMLITNLVQTQVSVNRINKFLNSEELDPNSVLHDPSKPHPMSIENGEFSWGDEITLRNINIEVHKNSLVALVGTVGSGKSSVVQAFLGEMEKLAGVVNTVGKLAYVPQQAWIQNATVRDNILFGQSYDRKRYNKVIDACALRADIDILSAGDLTEIGEKGINLSGGQKQRISLARAVYSDADLYLLDDPLSAVDAHVGKHIFEEVIGPKGILARKSRVLVTHGVTFLPQVDSIYVMKMGEISESGTFDQLVKNKGAFADFIIQHLQDGNEEEEELNQIKRQISSTADVPELLGSVEKAIKLARTESLSDSISVTSADSLMGGGGSLRRRTKRQNSHDSVASAASLKKKQEVEGKLIETEKSQTGGVEFAVYKHYIKSVGIFLSVATLVLNFVFQAFQIGSNLWLTKWANDQNVGNDTSLRDMYLGVYGAFGFGQGVTSFFSDLAPALGSLHAARVLHSMLLENVMKSPMTMFDTTPVGRILSRFSKDVESVDQKMPQVINDCIWCAYEVLATIVVISLSTPIFLAVIVPIAFLYYFAQRFYVATSRQLMRLESVSRSPIYSHFSETVTGASTIRAYNVGNRFIDESDAKVDKNQVCKYPSVIANRWLAIRLEMVGNLIILFASLFAVLGGQTNPGLVGLSVSYALQVTQTLNWLVRMSSDIETNIVSVERIKEYGETKQEAAWELEQDKSKPKNWPQEGRVEFQNFQVRYREGLDLVLRGVSFDIKGGEKVGIVGRTGAGKSSLTLALFRIIEAAGGRISIDGVDIATMGLHMLRSRLTIIPQDPVLFSGSLRINLDPFEIKTDDEIWKALELSHLKTFVKSLAAGLNHEIAEGGENLSVGQRQLVCLARALLRKTKVLVLDEATAAVDLETDDLIQKTIRTEFKECTVLTIAHRLNTIMDSDKVIVLDKGQITEFASPKELLDNNKSAFYSMAKDANLV
- the MRP gene encoding multidrug resistance-associated protein 1 isoform X9 is translated as MAEDTSSPMDRFCGSTFWNSTETWYTTDPDFTPCFEQTALVWTPCAFYWAFVVFDFYYLKASLDRNIPWNKLNVSKALVNLGLLVITALDLIMALIKKGGDSELPLYDLDVWGPIIKFATFLLIFIFIPLNRKYGVQTTGCQFLFWFLLTVLSIPRCRTEVRLDAERQKVLDSQQPTEQDFSWEEYQFVSFFIFFTFTCIMLILNCFADGMPKQSKYQRGENEIPELSASFLSRITYQWFDRMALKGYRNPLEEKDLWDLRPQDSCSEVMPIFAHHWNKNVRKNYKGRARVEPKAQFSNGNVTFENPHGEKNGGKKGVASIMPPIYKSFGGVFLFGSLMKLFTDVLTFAQPQVLSLIISFVEAQETVAEPQWKGILYAVLLFVLAAAQTFILGQYFHRMFIVGLRIRTALINAIYRKALLISNSTKKESTVGEIVNLMAVDAQRFMELTTYLNMIWSAPLQISLALYFLWQQLGPSVLAGLAVMIILIPVNGVIASRIKTYQIRQMKYKDERVKLMNEVLSGIKVLKLYAWEPSFEKQVLDIRDKEIATLRSTAYLNAGTSFLWSCAPFLVSLVTFATYVLTSEANQLSVEKVLVSIALFDLMKLPLTILPMLSVDIAETQVSVNRINKFLNSEELDPNSVLHDPSKPHPMSIENGEFSWGDEITLRNINIEVHKNSLVALVGTVGSGKSSVVQAFLGEMEKLAGVVNTVGKLAYVPQQAWIQNATVRDNILFGQSYDRKRYNKVIDACALRADIDILSAGDLTEIGEKGINLSGGQKQRISLARAVYSDADLYLLDDPLSAVDAHVGKHIFEEVIGPKGILARKSRVLVTHGVTFLPQVDSIYVMKMGEISESGTFDQLVKNKGAFADFIIQHLQDGNEEEEELNQIKRQISSTADVPELLGSVEKAIKLARTESLSDSISVTSADSLMGGGGSLRRRTKRQNSHDSVASAASLKKKQEVEGKLIETEKSQTGGVEFAVYKHYIKSVGIFLSVATLVLNFVFQAFQIGSNLWLTKWANDQNVGNDTSLRDMYLGVYGAFGFGQGVTSFFSDLAPALGSLHAARVLHSMLLENVMKSPMTMFDTTPVGRILSRFSKDVESVDQKMPQVINDCIWCAYEVLATIVVISLSTPIFLAVIVPIAFLYYFAQRFYVATSRQLMRLESVSRSPIYSHFSETVTGASTIRAYNVGNRFIDESDAKVDKNQVCKYPSVIANRWLAIRLEMVGNLIILFASLFAVLGGQTNPGLVGLSVSYALQVTQTLNWLVRMSSDIETNIVSVERIKEYGETKQEAAWELEQDKSKPKNWPQEGRVEFQNFQVRYREGLDLVLRGVSFDIKGGEKVGIVGRTGAGKSSLTLALFRIIEAAGGRISIDGVDIATMGLHMLRSRLTIIPQDPVLFSGSLRINLDPFEIKTDDEIWKALELSHLKTFVKSLAAGLNHEIAEGGENLSVGQRQLVCLARALLRKTKVLVLDEATAAVDLETDDLIQKTIRTEFKECTVLTIAHRLNTIMDSDKVIVLDKGQITEFASPKELLDNNKSAFYSMAKDANLV